Proteins encoded by one window of Xanthomonas sp. DAR 80977:
- a CDS encoding DsbE family thiol:disulfide interchange protein, translating to MSAPAPRRLPLPAIVLGTLFFLGLLALMFYAVQRSGVADRDALPSALIGKPAPAFELPVLHDASIRVRSAELRGAPYVLNVWGSWCATCREEHPVLTRFALTKRVRVIGYDWKDTREDALHWLEQLGNPFFVVLFDPDGRTAIDWGVAAAPETFLVDARGVVRWKHSGALTDQIVQDELLPALLQAERDAPTARQGRAAP from the coding sequence ATGTCCGCCCCCGCTCCCCGCCGCCTGCCGCTGCCCGCCATCGTGCTCGGCACGCTGTTCTTCCTCGGCCTGCTGGCGCTGATGTTCTATGCGGTGCAGCGGTCCGGGGTGGCCGATCGCGATGCGCTGCCGTCGGCGCTGATCGGCAAGCCGGCGCCGGCGTTCGAGCTGCCGGTGCTGCACGACGCGTCGATCCGCGTGCGCAGCGCCGAGCTGCGCGGCGCGCCGTACGTGCTCAACGTGTGGGGCAGCTGGTGCGCCACCTGCCGCGAGGAACACCCGGTGCTGACCCGCTTCGCGCTGACCAAGCGCGTGCGGGTGATCGGCTACGACTGGAAGGACACCCGCGAAGACGCGCTGCACTGGCTGGAACAGCTGGGCAACCCGTTCTTCGTGGTGCTGTTCGATCCGGACGGCCGCACCGCGATCGACTGGGGCGTGGCCGCGGCGCCGGAAACCTTCCTGGTCGATGCGCGCGGCGTGGTGCGCTGGAAGCATTCCGGCGCGTTGACCGACCAGATCGTGCAGGACGAATTGCTGCCGGCACTGCTGCAGGCCGAACGCGATGCGCCGACCGCCAGACAGGGCCGGGCCGCACCGTGA
- a CDS encoding cytochrome c-type biogenesis protein: protein MMRRWRAPLLLLLLACAGPLGAQPVADPTPPAYRSAAEEARFHALTAELRCVQCQNQSLADSHAQIALDLRREVLQLMQQGHSDAEIKRFLVDRYGEFVLYRPQVESRTWLLWFGPLALLGAGALVLVRIVRRRAPADAAPPAQDEQEW, encoded by the coding sequence GTGATGCGTCGCTGGCGCGCGCCGCTGCTGCTCCTGCTGCTGGCATGCGCCGGCCCGCTGGGCGCGCAGCCGGTGGCCGACCCGACCCCGCCGGCCTATCGCTCGGCGGCCGAGGAGGCGCGTTTCCATGCGCTGACCGCCGAACTGCGCTGCGTGCAGTGCCAGAACCAGTCGCTGGCCGACTCGCATGCGCAGATCGCGCTGGACCTGCGCCGCGAAGTGCTGCAACTGATGCAGCAGGGGCATTCGGACGCGGAGATCAAGCGCTTCCTGGTCGACCGCTACGGCGAGTTCGTGCTGTACCGGCCGCAGGTGGAATCGCGCACCTGGCTGCTGTGGTTCGGCCCGCTGGCGCTGCTCGGCGCCGGCGCGCTGGTCCTGGTCCGGATCGTGCGCCGCCGCGCGCCGGCCGACGCTGCGCCGCCGGCGCAGGACGAACAGGAATGGTGA